A genomic stretch from Campylobacter lari subsp. concheus includes:
- the ccsB gene encoding c-type cytochrome biogenesis protein CcsB produces MKKQLLAFGDIKISIFLFLIFALFCALATFIESAYNTPTAWAMIYGSSWFGFIQLILGINLLVALFKYKMFNKKKIPLLIFHVSFLFILLGSAMTRYMGFEGNLHIRENEKNNIIETSKSYIYIATLKDDKVYSASKSEYIATLPFANDFSFDLILPDEKAQIAYENLILDAKEVYIDDNNSAPLLSLMLSQNNESKELLFKAGDVENINGINIAFLNDSVSSPYIKIDKDLKLSADFDLKYMSMSDGKENILKANQKAQAKDLRLYSFNDINLVVKFASLHGKKTLEGINQTQDESFFTWFKNSWIELGRNALISLFGEAKYWNNSLLNNFKDFAQSTKYMPTQLSDNAINALKLKLSYKGESKEVFLIEYNSPIRIDVAGQPFFLRWGPKGIEMPFEMYLKDFELERYPGSMSPMSYASYVEIDNANKKLEYKIFMNNVLDYQGYRFYQSSYDQDELGTILSVNKDPGKIPTYIGYFLLTLGMFLNILNPYSRFRTLAKLINQDTLKKTSAILAFILVLFANQNTYANEPIKVDEAHAKELASLIVQKPDGRMVPFNTLAIEVLEKIHKTTTFQGQSAEATIISMIFDGSAWYDKDIIFMPSSRLVNEEISKILEIEPRAYTSFKDFFTTDSYKLQKYVENANRKNPNRRSVFDKEIIKLDERVNIVNLIFSGDIFRFIPLQNSTNNQWVAPREAYIGLKGEESAEVKSILENYFNAVSNSIMHNNWNEATKNLNTIKNYQEKYGHEVMPSAKKISTEIFFNKSQIFVNLTPLYLCAGFLLLIIVFVKMLLPKIRIDFIFKCVYVFNIVAFFIHTLGLALRWYIAGRAPWSNAYESMVYIAWALSLSGIFFSRKSPIALSLTSILAGVTLGVAHLSQMDPQITNLVPVLQSYWLTIHVSVITASYGFLGLCALLGIFVLVLLCMLKINGKHNENILRNITEATRINEMAMILGLCLLTVGNFLGAIWANESWGRYWSWDSKETWALISILVYAAILHIRMVPKWANQYTFAVCSMFAYWVIIMTYFGVNYFLTGMHSYAAGDSVKIPDYVYWGFLFMVALSIASYFKKSYAKKL; encoded by the coding sequence ATGAAAAAACAACTTTTAGCTTTTGGGGATATAAAAATTTCTATTTTTTTGTTTTTAATTTTTGCCCTATTTTGCGCCTTGGCTACTTTCATAGAAAGTGCTTACAATACACCAACAGCTTGGGCGATGATCTATGGCTCTTCTTGGTTTGGCTTTATACAACTCATACTAGGGATTAATCTTTTAGTAGCTCTTTTTAAATACAAAATGTTTAATAAGAAAAAAATACCACTTTTAATCTTTCATGTCTCATTTTTATTTATATTACTAGGCTCAGCGATGACTAGATATATGGGATTTGAGGGAAATTTACACATTAGAGAAAATGAAAAAAACAACATCATTGAAACTTCAAAAAGTTATATTTACATAGCAACCTTAAAAGATGATAAAGTATATAGTGCTTCAAAATCTGAATATATCGCGACCCTGCCTTTTGCAAATGATTTTTCATTTGATTTAATCTTGCCTGATGAAAAAGCTCAAATTGCATATGAAAATTTAATCTTAGATGCAAAAGAAGTTTATATTGATGATAACAATTCTGCTCCACTTTTATCCTTAATGCTTTCACAAAATAACGAGTCTAAAGAATTGCTTTTTAAAGCAGGGGATGTTGAAAATATCAATGGTATTAATATAGCATTTTTAAATGACTCTGTTTCAAGTCCTTATATAAAAATCGATAAAGATTTAAAACTTAGTGCTGATTTTGATTTAAAATACATGTCAATGAGTGATGGCAAAGAAAATATTTTAAAAGCAAATCAAAAAGCACAAGCTAAAGATTTAAGATTGTATTCTTTCAATGATATTAATTTAGTGGTTAAATTTGCTTCCTTGCATGGTAAAAAAACTTTAGAAGGTATCAATCAAACTCAAGATGAAAGTTTTTTTACTTGGTTTAAAAATAGTTGGATAGAGCTAGGACGCAATGCTTTAATTTCTTTATTTGGCGAGGCAAAATACTGGAATAATTCTTTATTGAATAATTTCAAAGACTTTGCACAAAGCACTAAATATATGCCAACCCAACTTTCAGATAATGCTATTAACGCTTTAAAATTAAAACTAAGTTACAAAGGAGAATCCAAAGAAGTTTTCCTAATAGAATACAACTCACCTATTCGCATTGATGTAGCAGGTCAACCTTTCTTTTTAAGATGGGGTCCTAAAGGAATAGAAATGCCATTTGAAATGTACTTAAAAGACTTTGAATTAGAACGCTATCCTGGTTCGATGTCGCCTATGTCTTATGCAAGTTATGTAGAAATTGATAATGCTAACAAGAAACTAGAATATAAAATTTTCATGAATAATGTTTTAGATTATCAAGGTTATAGATTTTACCAAAGCTCGTACGATCAAGATGAACTTGGTACCATACTTTCAGTCAATAAAGATCCGGGTAAAATTCCTACATATATAGGATATTTTTTACTCACACTAGGAATGTTTTTAAATATTTTAAATCCTTATTCAAGATTTAGAACCTTAGCTAAATTAATCAACCAAGACACCTTGAAAAAAACAAGTGCTATTTTGGCTTTTATATTAGTTTTGTTTGCGAATCAAAATACTTATGCAAATGAGCCTATTAAGGTAGATGAAGCACACGCTAAAGAACTTGCTTCTTTGATAGTACAAAAGCCTGATGGCAGAATGGTTCCTTTTAATACTTTAGCCATAGAAGTTTTAGAAAAAATTCACAAAACAACAACCTTCCAAGGACAAAGTGCTGAAGCAACAATCATATCAATGATTTTTGATGGTAGCGCATGGTATGATAAAGATATTATTTTTATGCCAAGCAGTCGTTTAGTTAATGAAGAAATTTCTAAAATTTTAGAGATTGAGCCTAGAGCCTATACTAGTTTTAAAGATTTTTTCACTACAGATTCATATAAATTACAAAAATATGTAGAAAATGCTAATAGAAAAAATCCAAACCGCAGAAGTGTTTTTGATAAAGAAATCATTAAGCTTGATGAAAGAGTTAATATTGTAAATTTAATTTTCTCAGGTGATATTTTTAGATTTATTCCTTTGCAAAATAGCACAAACAATCAATGGGTAGCACCGCGTGAAGCTTATATAGGATTAAAAGGTGAAGAAAGCGCAGAAGTTAAAAGTATTTTAGAAAACTATTTTAATGCAGTTAGTAATTCCATTATGCATAATAACTGGAATGAAGCAACTAAAAACTTAAATACTATTAAAAATTACCAAGAAAAATACGGCCATGAAGTTATGCCTAGTGCTAAAAAAATTAGCACAGAAATCTTTTTCAATAAAAGTCAAATTTTTGTAAATCTTACCCCTCTTTATCTTTGTGCTGGATTTTTGCTTTTAATTATAGTTTTTGTTAAGATGTTGCTGCCAAAAATCCGCATTGATTTTATTTTTAAATGTGTTTATGTGTTTAACATTGTGGCATTTTTCATCCATACTTTAGGTTTAGCTCTGCGTTGGTATATAGCAGGTCGTGCGCCATGGAGCAATGCTTATGAGAGTATGGTTTATATAGCTTGGGCTTTATCATTATCTGGAATTTTCTTTTCTAGAAAAAGCCCTATTGCGCTTTCTTTAACTTCTATTTTAGCAGGAGTTACTTTAGGTGTAGCTCATCTTAGTCAAATGGATCCACAAATTACCAACCTAGTTCCTGTGTTACAATCATACTGGTTAACTATACATGTTTCAGTGATTACTGCTAGCTATGGGTTTTTAGGACTATGTGCATTATTAGGTATATTTGTACTTGTTTTACTATGCATGCTAAAAATCAATGGTAAACATAATGAAAATATTTTAAGAAATATTACAGAAGCAACAAGAATCAACGAAATGGCCATGATCTTAGGACTTTGCTTGCTTACAGTTGGAAATTTCTTAGGTGCTATATGGGCAAATGAAAGCTGGGGAAGATATTGGAGTTGGGATTCCAAAGAAACTTGGGCTTTAATAAGTATTTTAGTTTATGCAGCTATTTTACACATTAGAATGGTACCAAAATGGGCAAATCAATACACTTTTGCAGTTTGTTCTATGTTTGCATACTGGGTGATTATTATGACTTATTTTGGAGTAAATTACTTTTTAACTGGTATGCATTCTTATGCAGCAGGAGATTCAGTAAAAATTCCTGATTATGTGTATTGGGGATTTTTATTTATGGTAGCATTAAGTATAGCAAGTTATTTCAAAAAATCTTATGCAAAAAAATTATAG
- the lepA gene encoding translation elongation factor 4: MKNIRNFSIIAHIDHGKSTLADRIISECGAISDRQMSAQVMDTMDIEKERGITIKAQSVRLKYKLNNEEYVLNLIDTPGHVDFSYEVSRSLASCEGALLVVDASQGVEAQTIANVYIALENNLEIIPVINKIDLPSADIEKVKHEIEHIIGIDCSNAICVSAKTGVGIKELIETIITKIPAPKTDDEAPTKALIYDSWFDNYLGALALVRIYEGNIAKNDEVLVMSTDKKHLVQDLFYPHPLSPIKTKKLESGEVGVIVLGLKNVADVQVGDTITLTKNKAKEAIGGFEKAKAFVFAGLYPIETDKFEDLRDALDKLKLNDSSITYEPETSLALGFGFRVGFLGLLHMEVIKERLEREFNLDLIATAPTVTYEIYQTDGEVLKIQNPSELPPVNKIDHIKEPYVKATIITPSEYLGNLITLLNRKRGMQVKMDYITPERVLLEYDIPLNEIVMDFYDKLKSLTKGYASFDYEPIEFRVGDLVKLDIKVAGENVDALSIIVPNEKALSKGRELVKAMKEIVPRQLFEVAIQASIGNKIIARENVKSMGKNVTAKCYGGDITRKRKLLEKQKEGKKRMKAIGKVHLPQEAFLSVLKID, from the coding sequence ATGAAAAATATTAGAAATTTCTCTATTATAGCTCATATTGATCATGGAAAAAGCACATTAGCCGATAGAATCATCAGTGAGTGTGGTGCAATTAGCGATAGACAAATGAGTGCTCAAGTAATGGATACTATGGACATAGAAAAAGAGCGTGGTATAACTATAAAAGCTCAATCTGTGCGTTTAAAATATAAACTCAATAACGAAGAATATGTATTAAATTTAATAGACACTCCAGGTCATGTTGATTTTTCCTATGAAGTAAGTCGCTCTTTGGCAAGTTGCGAAGGGGCTTTACTTGTTGTTGATGCTTCACAAGGAGTAGAAGCTCAAACTATAGCTAATGTTTATATAGCCTTAGAAAATAATCTTGAAATCATACCGGTGATAAATAAAATAGATCTTCCTTCAGCTGATATAGAAAAAGTTAAGCACGAAATAGAGCATATTATAGGCATTGATTGCTCTAATGCAATTTGTGTTAGCGCAAAAACAGGTGTAGGTATAAAAGAACTCATAGAAACCATTATCACAAAAATTCCTGCACCAAAAACCGATGATGAAGCACCTACTAAAGCTTTAATCTATGATTCTTGGTTTGATAATTATCTTGGAGCTTTAGCTTTGGTTAGAATTTATGAGGGAAATATAGCTAAAAATGATGAAGTTTTAGTTATGAGTACAGATAAAAAACATCTTGTACAAGATCTTTTTTACCCTCATCCATTAAGCCCTATAAAAACCAAAAAATTAGAATCGGGTGAAGTAGGTGTTATCGTACTTGGACTTAAAAATGTTGCTGATGTCCAAGTGGGCGATACCATAACACTAACTAAAAACAAAGCAAAAGAAGCCATTGGTGGTTTTGAAAAAGCTAAAGCTTTTGTTTTTGCAGGATTATACCCTATAGAAACAGATAAATTTGAAGATTTAAGAGATGCTTTAGATAAATTAAAACTCAATGATAGTTCTATTACCTATGAACCCGAGACATCTCTAGCTTTAGGATTTGGTTTTAGAGTTGGTTTTTTAGGCCTTTTACATATGGAGGTTATTAAAGAAAGACTTGAGCGTGAGTTTAACCTTGATTTGATTGCTACTGCCCCAACTGTTACTTATGAAATTTATCAAACCGATGGAGAAGTTTTAAAAATTCAAAACCCAAGTGAGCTACCACCAGTAAATAAAATCGACCATATAAAAGAACCTTATGTAAAAGCAACCATCATAACTCCAAGTGAATATTTAGGAAATTTAATCACTCTTTTAAATCGCAAACGTGGTATGCAAGTTAAGATGGATTATATCACTCCTGAGCGTGTTTTACTTGAGTATGATATACCTTTAAACGAAATCGTTATGGACTTTTACGATAAACTCAAATCACTCACTAAAGGCTATGCTAGTTTTGATTATGAGCCTATTGAATTTAGAGTGGGTGATCTTGTAAAGCTTGATATTAAAGTAGCTGGTGAAAATGTCGATGCATTGAGCATCATAGTGCCAAATGAAAAGGCGCTAAGCAAGGGTAGAGAACTAGTAAAAGCAATGAAAGAAATCGTCCCAAGACAGCTTTTTGAAGTTGCCATCCAAGCAAGCATTGGAAATAAAATCATCGCAAGAGAAAATGTAAAATCTATGGGTAAAAATGTAACCGCAAAATGCTATGGTGGGGATATTACTAGAAAAAGGAAACTTCTTGAAAAACAAAAAGAAGGTAAAAAAAGAATGAAAGCTATCGGCAAAGTACATTTACCTCAAGAAGCATTTTTAAGTGTTTTAAAAATAGACTAA
- a CDS encoding uroporphyrinogen-III synthase produces the protein MMIYFIGDKEFDGVKTIRLNEIKFLNFEVNLKEFDCLIASSKNALKSLMLSKSEIDFDIKLYVVGQKSADFAKELGFKNVKYSSKAYGKNLASEFLSEFKNKQCLYLRAKKISSDLDECLLKENILLKQLIVYENIAIEPKKDELKIYHPSVFIFSAPSSVEQFLKFFTLKKEDKVVVIGQSTASKLQNFKNLYICKKQDLNSCLNLAKSLDF, from the coding sequence ATAATGATTTATTTTATAGGGGATAAAGAATTTGATGGTGTTAAGACTATAAGATTAAATGAAATTAAATTTCTTAATTTTGAAGTTAATTTAAAAGAGTTTGATTGTTTAATTGCTAGTTCTAAGAATGCATTAAAGTCGTTAATGTTAAGCAAAAGCGAAATTGATTTTGATATTAAACTTTATGTTGTGGGTCAAAAAAGTGCTGATTTTGCAAAAGAGCTTGGTTTTAAAAATGTCAAATATTCTAGTAAGGCTTATGGTAAAAATTTAGCTAGTGAATTTTTATCTGAGTTTAAAAATAAACAATGCCTTTATTTAAGAGCGAAGAAAATTAGTTCGGATCTTGATGAGTGTTTGTTGAAAGAAAATATTCTTTTAAAGCAATTAATCGTTTATGAAAATATAGCCATAGAGCCTAAAAAAGATGAATTAAAAATATATCATCCAAGTGTTTTTATCTTTAGTGCTCCTTCAAGTGTTGAACAGTTTTTGAAATTTTTTACATTAAAAAAAGAAGATAAAGTTGTAGTTATAGGTCAAAGTACAGCCTCAAAACTTCAAAATTTTAAAAATTTATATATATGTAAAAAGCAAGATTTAAACTCTTGCTTGAATTTAGCTAAGAGTTTAGATTTTTAA
- the thiE gene encoding thiamine phosphate synthase produces the protein MKSFKIYLVASKGKKSESEFLNILEASLKAKIDILQLREKYLSTLEFYNLALKVKVLCKKYNTPFVINDRIDIAMAVNANGVHIGQKDMPLKKTRELLGEDKIIGLTINHKSELANTQGATYLGVGAVFATPSKQDCVVLGIDGLKEIASLTSLPIVAIGGIDETNLNLFKDCNIQGIAVVRAIMDANDPYMATLNLRSNFDKTFIGK, from the coding sequence ATGAAATCATTTAAAATTTATCTTGTTGCAAGTAAGGGTAAGAAAAGTGAAAGTGAGTTTTTAAATATTTTAGAAGCTTCTTTGAAAGCTAAGATTGATATTTTACAACTTAGGGAAAAATATCTTAGTACTTTAGAATTTTATAATCTTGCTTTAAAAGTTAAAGTGTTGTGTAAAAAATACAATACGCCTTTTGTGATAAACGATAGAATTGATATAGCCATGGCTGTGAATGCAAATGGAGTGCATATAGGACAAAAGGATATGCCTTTAAAGAAAACAAGGGAACTTTTAGGTGAAGATAAAATTATAGGACTTACAATTAATCACAAAAGTGAGCTTGCTAATACTCAAGGTGCTACTTATCTTGGAGTAGGTGCTGTTTTTGCTACGCCTAGCAAGCAAGATTGTGTTGTGCTTGGCATAGATGGATTAAAAGAAATTGCTAGTTTAACTTCTTTGCCTATTGTGGCTATAGGAGGGATAGATGAGACTAATTTAAATTTATTTAAGGATTGCAATATACAAGGTATAGCTGTGGTTAGAGCGATAATGGATGCAAATGATCCTTATATGGCAACTTTAAATTTAAGATCAAATTTTGATAAAACTTTTATAGGAAAATAA
- the thiM gene encoding hydroxyethylthiazole kinase, translating into MIIKAVREKNPLIHHITNYVTANDCANVTIAMGASAAMADFYEEQADFAKISSALVLNTGTINQLVANSMLKATKEYALLSKPIVFDPVALGVSRARDGINFELLNLKGINIVKANASEMASVIGLDGKARGVDSTFVIDDEFLEKAKEYSYKTKRVLAITGKIDYIINQEHIAKIYNGSIMATKITGAGCMCASLCGVFAGALEDKFQASLYALLSFGIASEVAQELSTGSGSFRVNLIDALSNLNDEEIKKRAKYEII; encoded by the coding sequence ATGATTATCAAAGCAGTAAGAGAAAAAAATCCTTTGATTCACCATATTACTAATTATGTTACAGCTAATGATTGTGCGAATGTAACTATAGCAATGGGAGCAAGTGCTGCTATGGCTGATTTTTATGAAGAACAAGCTGATTTTGCTAAAATAAGTTCAGCCTTGGTATTAAATACAGGCACAATTAATCAGCTTGTAGCAAATTCTATGTTAAAAGCAACCAAAGAATATGCTTTATTAAGTAAACCTATAGTTTTTGATCCTGTTGCTTTAGGAGTAAGTAGAGCAAGAGATGGGATTAATTTTGAATTGCTTAATCTAAAAGGTATCAATATTGTTAAGGCAAATGCGTCTGAAATGGCTAGTGTTATAGGTTTAGATGGTAAAGCAAGAGGGGTTGATAGTACTTTTGTAATCGATGATGAGTTTTTAGAAAAAGCCAAAGAATATTCTTATAAAACTAAGCGTGTTTTAGCTATAACTGGAAAAATTGATTATATTATAAATCAAGAGCATATTGCTAAAATTTATAATGGCTCTATTATGGCTACTAAAATAACCGGAGCAGGTTGTATGTGTGCTTCTTTGTGTGGGGTTTTTGCAGGAGCTTTAGAAGATAAATTTCAAGCTAGTTTATATGCTTTGCTTAGTTTTGGTATAGCTAGTGAAGTTGCCCAAGAGCTTTCTACTGGAAGCGGTAGTTTTAGAGTTAATTTAATTGATGCTTTGAGTAATTTAAATGATGAAGAAATTAAAAAAAGAGCTAAATATGAAATCATTTAA
- the thiD gene encoding bifunctional hydroxymethylpyrimidine kinase/phosphomethylpyrimidine kinase encodes MIQAKTKTKIPVLTIAGSDCSGGAGIQADLKTFSAHNLFGMSVVLSVVAENTARVISCFDIPTKIIDEQMLAVYEDIEPMAVKIGMLGSKEIITCVKENLLRFKAKNVVIDPVMFAKNGYALMPLENCQFFKDEILSLADVLTPNIPEAEFLCDFKIFNEEDMKKAAIKLHKEGAKSVLIKGGHSKDNTNDVFYDGKEISIFKAEKINTKNTHGTGCTLSSAIASNLALGKEKYEAIKLAKDYVYGAILNSLALGKGCGPTNHFFQFDKE; translated from the coding sequence ATGATACAAGCAAAAACAAAAACTAAAATTCCTGTCTTAACTATAGCAGGAAGTGATTGTAGTGGTGGAGCTGGCATACAAGCTGATTTAAAAACCTTTAGTGCGCATAATTTATTTGGTATGAGTGTAGTTTTAAGTGTTGTGGCTGAAAATACTGCAAGGGTAATTTCTTGTTTTGATATACCTACTAAGATAATAGATGAGCAAATGTTAGCAGTTTATGAAGACATAGAACCAATGGCTGTGAAAATTGGAATGCTAGGTTCAAAAGAAATTATAACTTGTGTAAAAGAAAATTTATTACGCTTTAAAGCCAAAAATGTAGTGATAGATCCTGTGATGTTTGCAAAAAATGGCTATGCTTTAATGCCTTTAGAAAATTGTCAGTTTTTTAAAGATGAAATTTTATCTTTAGCTGATGTACTTACGCCAAATATACCTGAAGCTGAATTTTTATGTGATTTTAAAATATTTAACGAAGAGGATATGAAAAAAGCCGCTATAAAGCTTCACAAAGAAGGTGCAAAAAGTGTTTTGATTAAAGGTGGGCATAGTAAAGATAATACTAATGATGTTTTTTATGATGGAAAGGAAATTAGTATTTTTAAAGCAGAAAAAATTAATACAAAAAACACACATGGTACAGGTTGTACATTAAGTTCAGCTATAGCTAGTAATCTTGCCTTAGGCAAAGAAAAGTATGAAGCTATAAAGCTTGCTAAAGATTATGTGTATGGAGCTATTTTAAATTCTTTAGCACTTGGAAAAGGTTGTGGTCCAACCAATCACTTTTTCCAATTTGATAAGGAGTAA
- a CDS encoding low molecular weight protein-tyrosine-phosphatase, with product MTKIIFVCLGNICRSPMAEFIMKDLLIKANLNNRFIVSSAGTSGYHDGEDMHYKTKTMLNSKNINSKPFCSQKLSLKMCEENDLIIVMDNSNYNDVVKNFPNFKHKIHKITSYALELEYDEVPDPWYSGDFDETYTILSQACSKLLKTLV from the coding sequence ATGACTAAGATTATTTTTGTTTGCTTAGGGAATATCTGTCGTTCCCCTATGGCTGAATTTATTATGAAAGATCTTTTAATAAAAGCAAATTTAAACAATAGATTTATTGTTTCTAGTGCAGGTACTTCAGGATACCATGATGGAGAGGATATGCACTATAAAACCAAAACCATGTTAAATAGTAAAAATATCAATTCCAAGCCATTTTGCAGTCAAAAACTAAGCTTAAAAATGTGTGAAGAAAATGATCTTATCATTGTTATGGATAATTCTAATTACAATGATGTAGTTAAAAATTTTCCAAATTTTAAACACAAAATTCACAAAATCACTTCTTATGCTTTAGAGTTAGAATATGATGAGGTTCCTGATCCTTGGTATAGCGGAGATTTTGATGAAACTTATACTATACTCTCACAAGCATGTTCTAAGCTCCTAAAAACATTAGTATAA
- the rsmG gene encoding 16S rRNA (guanine(527)-N(7))-methyltransferase RsmG, which translates to MYEEQLNFIQNFVKKDDFFQKITLYKELLKKFNSVHNLTHLENIDDNIIDSIKILDYCDLTDKKKIVDVGSGAGFPAIFLACILENSIFFLFEPSVKKASFLRVIKTELNLINVNIIKEKLQNHPPFKVDLITSRALMDIKPLIEISNGFYDEKTSFLLYKGSEVYDELEGMKDYKIVNCGFRNYCLLKVKEKLC; encoded by the coding sequence ATTTATGAAGAGCAATTAAATTTCATACAAAATTTTGTTAAAAAAGATGATTTTTTCCAAAAAATCACACTTTATAAAGAGTTACTAAAAAAATTTAATTCTGTGCATAATCTAACTCATCTTGAAAACATAGATGATAATATTATCGATAGTATAAAAATTTTAGACTATTGTGATTTGACTGATAAAAAAAAGATTGTTGATGTTGGAAGTGGGGCTGGTTTTCCTGCGATATTTTTAGCATGCATTTTGGAAAATAGTATTTTTTTTCTATTTGAGCCCAGTGTTAAAAAGGCTTCTTTTTTAAGAGTAATCAAAACTGAACTTAATTTGATAAATGTGAACATTATAAAAGAAAAATTGCAAAATCATCCACCTTTTAAAGTAGATTTAATCACCTCAAGAGCTTTGATGGATATAAAACCTTTGATTGAAATTTCAAATGGTTTTTATGATGAAAAAACTTCATTTTTGCTTTATAAAGGTAGTGAGGTTTATGATGAACTGGAAGGAATGAAAGATTATAAAATTGTTAACTGTGGTTTTAGAAATTATTGTCTTTTAAAAGTAAAGGAAAAGTTATGTTAA
- the ribA gene encoding GTP cyclohydrolase II has translation MTIQISEIAKLPTRFGEFNIQSFKENDKEHLCIFKGRLEKEVNIRIHSECLTGDVLGSLKCDCGEQLDFSLKYIQEHGGMVIYLRQEGRGIGLFNKINAYALQDKGFNTIEANHQLGFKADERSYEMVDFILKHYKITKINLLTNNPEKLSSLKGKVNLRIPILIEANRFNKDYLEIKHTQMGHLN, from the coding sequence ATGACTATTCAAATTTCCGAAATAGCAAAACTTCCCACTCGTTTTGGAGAATTTAATATACAAAGTTTCAAAGAAAACGACAAAGAACATCTTTGTATTTTTAAAGGAAGATTAGAAAAAGAAGTTAATATTAGAATTCATTCAGAATGTTTAACAGGTGATGTTTTAGGAAGTTTAAAATGTGATTGTGGCGAGCAACTTGACTTTTCATTAAAATATATCCAAGAGCATGGTGGTATGGTAATTTATCTAAGGCAAGAAGGAAGAGGCATAGGGCTTTTTAATAAAATTAATGCTTATGCTTTACAAGATAAAGGTTTTAACACTATAGAAGCAAATCATCAATTAGGGTTTAAAGCAGATGAGCGTAGTTATGAAATGGTAGATTTTATACTTAAACATTATAAGATTACTAAGATTAATCTTTTGACTAATAATCCTGAAAAACTTAGCTCTTTAAAAGGAAAAGTAAATTTAAGAATTCCTATTTTAATTGAAGCAAATCGTTTTAATAAGGATTATTTGGAAATTAAACATACGCAAATGGGACATTTAAATTGA
- the hemB gene encoding porphobilinogen synthase, whose protein sequence is MFKRFRRLRLNENIRSLVKENTLNLDDLIYPLFVVNGTNIKNEIASMPDVFQMSLDEILKECEELISLGIKAIILFGVLESSKKDSCGSDALSDDGLIATSLRNIKAKFPDLVVITDLCFCEYTDHGHCGIIDPKSKSVDNDLTLEISAKQALIHAKNGADMIAPSGMMDGIIETLRKTLDENGFENLPIMAYSTKFASAYYGPFRDVADSAPSYGDRKTYQMDFANGKEALCESLEDEKQGADILMVKPALAYLDIVKDIVNHSKLPLCVYNVSGEYALLKAGQKAGVIDYEKIVLETMLAFKRAGAKLIITYHAKEIAKLLNRE, encoded by the coding sequence ATGTTTAAACGCTTTAGAAGATTAAGATTGAATGAGAATATTAGAAGTCTAGTAAAAGAAAATACCTTAAATTTAGATGATTTAATCTACCCCCTTTTTGTTGTAAATGGCACTAATATTAAAAATGAAATCGCGTCTATGCCAGATGTGTTTCAAATGAGCTTAGATGAAATTTTAAAAGAATGCGAAGAGCTAATTAGTCTTGGTATTAAAGCTATTATTTTATTTGGTGTGCTAGAAAGCTCTAAAAAAGATAGCTGTGGAAGTGATGCATTAAGCGATGATGGTTTAATTGCTACAAGTCTAAGAAATATTAAAGCAAAATTTCCTGATTTAGTAGTGATTACTGATCTTTGTTTTTGTGAGTATACTGATCATGGTCATTGTGGCATTATTGATCCAAAAAGTAAAAGTGTAGACAATGATTTAACTTTAGAAATTTCAGCTAAACAAGCTCTAATTCATGCCAAAAATGGTGCTGATATGATAGCGCCAAGTGGTATGATGGATGGCATTATTGAAACTTTAAGAAAAACTTTAGATGAAAATGGTTTTGAAAATTTACCTATTATGGCTTATTCTACCAAATTTGCCTCAGCTTATTATGGGCCTTTTAGAGATGTGGCTGATTCTGCGCCAAGTTATGGAGATAGAAAAACCTATCAAATGGATTTTGCCAATGGTAAAGAAGCCTTATGTGAGAGCTTAGAAGATGAAAAACAAGGTGCTGATATTTTGATGGTTAAACCAGCACTTGCGTATTTAGATATAGTTAAAGATATAGTAAATCATTCCAAACTTCCACTTTGTGTATATAATGTAAGTGGTGAATATGCTTTATTAAAAGCAGGTCAAAAAGCAGGTGTGATTGATTATGAAAAAATAGTGCTTGAAACCATGCTTGCATTTAAAAGAGCAGGAGCTAAGCTTATCATAACTTATCATGCAAAAGAAATTGCAAAATTATTAAACAGGGAGTAA